A region of the Microtus ochrogaster isolate Prairie Vole_2 linkage group LG1, MicOch1.0, whole genome shotgun sequence genome:
GAAACATTTAGTAGAACActgatgacctttttttttttttccctttaaagggGTTTGTGAAAGTTGTTAAGAACAAGGCCTACTTCAAGAGATACCAAGTGAGATTTAGAAGGCGGCGAGGTATGAGCAGCTTTTCTCCTGGTCTTGTTTCTGAATCAGCTTTGTGGTGGAATAtctgtcttaaattttttttgttcttgcagagggtaAAACCGACTACTATGCTCGGAAACGATTAGTGATCCAAGACAAAAATAAGTACAACACACCCAAATACAGGATGATAGTTCGTGTAACTAACAGAGACATCATCTGCCAGGTGAGTTATGTTTGAGCATTGTGTGATCAGACTCTACAACTCTATTTAGTCTCTGTGATAGAGAAGGTTTTCTTGGAGTTAGGTTTAAAAAACCTGAGGCTTCAAAATTACTATTTGGCTGGGTGGTGGccacacacgcctttaatcccagcaggcggatctctgagttcgaggccagcctggtctacaagagctagtgccagaacaggcagcaaagctacagagaaatactgtctaaaaaaaaaatgttgctattTTTGGGCAGGTTTGGAAATCCTGACCCAGTTTTAATTGAGTTTGGGAGAAAGGCTGGGGAAGCAGGTTTGCATGTGGTCTAGTCTCTGAATTACTCCTGCGGAGTTTGTCATACACAAGCTCCTGGCTCTTACTCTGTGCCACTTGACTCATTAAAGAAGCTGGTAATCGTTTCGAAGTAGGAAGGCCcacttttttattactattatttaatgACCactggtgtttttcctgcatgagGATGTTGGGtgccctgaaactagagttacagacagttgtgagataccatgtgggtgctgggaattgtgcTTGGCTCTGCCAGAGCAGCGTggccactgagccgtctccagcCCCCATTGTTAAAGGCGATGCTGACAAGCAGGATCACCACCTGGCTGTACAGTAAGGTCCTGGACTGAAAAGCCAGCttgttatttctgtttgaaatgggttttaaaatgtacaaaaaatgTGTGGAAGCCCTCCAAGAAATGGCAGTTCCTGTATTCAGAACTTGCACGTAAGTTCTGGTTAGCTGAAATTTGCTGGCTGGGTGCACTTGCTTTCTATGCAAATTTATTGACTGCGAAGGGAGGGTTGTCTATGTTCTGATAACTGAGCACCACCTAGCTAAGGCTTAGTTGAATTTAGCCTAAAGGATATTTTAAgaattggggtttttttgtttgtttgttttttacttgatttttggGGTTGGGAGATTTGAGACAGTATGTGTctccttggctgttctggaactcactctgtagaccaggctggcctgaactcacagagatctacctacctctgcctccaatgCATTTGGCACCACAGCCCtgacttttatttacttattttttgtaaTTGTAACTAAGTTCTAACGTGTAGTATGTGTTTTAGCCATACTGTGTTTTTTGCTAAATTTCTGTGTAGTTGTAAAGTGGTAACTTGTAGATGTGGGTGAGGGTGTCCACATCCACATGGATGTTCATAGatgtctcttctccctccctcgtcTTGGTAAAAGGACCTAGGTAGGACTGGTCCCGGAACAACAATACTAACCTGTTTTTTCTCCCTGCAGATTGCCTATGCCCGTATAGAGGGGGACATGATAGTCTGCGCCGCCTACGCAAACGAGCTGCCGAAATACGGAGTGAAAGTTGGCCTGACAAACTATGCTGCCGCCTATTGTACCGGCCTGCTGCTGGCCCGCAGGGTGTGTCACCTGTGACTTCTGGATCTGTCTAGACCAGCTCTGTCTAAGAGTTTCTTCAGTGGTGGGGTCTGCGGTTTGCTATCCATTGGGTGTAGTTTGAGTATTTCAGATTGTTTAATGCCTCCGAGAGCTGatgttatgtgtttatttatttgtgtgtattagtGGGGCACACTCCTACCACAGCACACTGGCAGTCAGAGGACTCCTGCATGGGCTGGTTCTCTTCTAACCCTGTGTTCCAGGGGTGGGCAACAAAGTATCTTTACCCAGTGAGCTGTCTCACAGCCCAGAACTTAGCTTTTAATCTTGAATTTGAAAAGTCACTTTGAGAATGGCTAGTTGGCCAGCAAAGACCCAGCTACCTAGAGGTGTGTGAATCTTCTACCAGCCTGCATTTAAAATGTAGGCCAGGAGTGTTCTGCTCAGATCCTTAGAATCTGATTTGATGAGATCTATCACAGGTAGTTTATTTAGACATTAAGATTTAAGAAAATATCCTCCCCTCTTTGGAGGGTGGACATTAACATGTTTTTTATTTCGCTTTTCTACGTGATTGACAAGGTCTACTAGTAGGAGGTGGAAATAGGAAAATCTGCCTTATTTTTGTGCTGTCAATCTTGACTGTTTTGCAGTGTAAGTCGGCAAGCAATGTGTCAATGTTGACCCCATCATCCTGGGTTGCTAAAATATACTTTTGTAGGGGGAAGGTTGCTATCTATGATAGGTAAAAACATCTTAGTGAGGTCTTGGCTTATGGTGAAGCCGTAGCCAGATAATGTACCAGCAGAGGAGTAGCCCAAATTAAGACGTTACACGGCAGAGCTGCAGACAGTTGTTCCTTTCAGCCTGGGATCCTACCTAAAATCTAATAAAACTACATCTGAAGAAGTTGAAATTGTAGCCAAATACGactgaagaaatacaaaaatcacACAAGTAAATGTAAGGATCAAATTGTTCCATTGTTAGATGAAATACATTTAGGGTGGTTTGAGTGCATTGAGATGGGTTTTTATGTTGCCTTCTCTGTTCGTAGCTTCTCAATAGGTTTGGTATGGACAAGATCTATGAAGGCCAAGTGGAGGTGACTGGAGATGAATACAATGTGGAAAGCATCGATGGTCAGCCTGNNNNNNNNNNNNNNNNNNNNNNNNNNNNNNNNNNNNNNNNNNNNNNNNNNNNNNNNNNNNNNNNNNNNNNNNNNNNNNNNNNNNNNNNNNNNNNNNNNNNNNNNNNNNNNNNNNNNNNNNNNNNNNNNNNNNNNNNNNNNNNNNNNNNNNNNNNNNNNNNNNNNNNNNNNNNNNNNNNNNNNNNNNNNNNNNNNNNNNNNNNNNNNNNNNNNNNNNNNNNNNNNNNNNNNNNNNNNNNNNNNNNNNNNNNNNNNNNNNNNNNNNNNNNNNNNNNNNNNNNNNNNNNNNNNNNNNNNNNNNNNNNNNNNNNNNNNNNNNNNNNNNNNNNNNNNNNNNNNNNNNNNNNNNNNNNNNNNNNNNNNNNNNNNNNNNNNNNNNNNNNNNNNNNNNNNNNNNNNNNNNNNNNNNNNNNNNNNNNNNNNNNNNNNNNNNNNNNNNNNNNNNNNNNNNNNNNNNNNNNNNNNNNNNNNNNNNNNNNNNNNNNNNNNNNNNNNNNNNNNNNNNNNNNNNNNNNNNNNNNNNNNNNNNNNNNNNNNNNNNNNNNNNNNNNNNNNNNNNNNNNNNNNNNNNNNNNNNNNNNNNNNNNNNNNNNNNNNNNNNNNNNNNNNNNNNNNNNNNNNNNNNNNNNNNNNNNNNNNNNNNNNNNNNNNN
Encoded here:
- the Rpl5 gene encoding 60S ribosomal protein L5, whose product is MGFVKVVKNKAYFKRYQVRFRRRREGKTDYYARKRLVIQDKNKYNTPKYRMIVRVTNRDIICQIAYARIEGDMIVCAAYANELPKYGVKVGLTNYAAAYCTGLLLARRLLNRFGMDKIYEGQVEVTGDEYNVESIDGHTKRFPGYDSESKEFSAEVHRKHIMGQNVADYMRYLMEEDEDAYKKQFSQYIKNNVTPDMMEEMYKKAHAAIRENPVYEKKPKREVKKKRWNRPKMSLAQKKDRVAQKKASFLRAQERAADS